Within the Rosa rugosa chromosome 2, drRosRugo1.1, whole genome shotgun sequence genome, the region ATCCTTTATTTTTTTGAGTTCGTTTGCTCCTTCCTCGtatggttttgattttttcaACTGTTTGTTAAGAATTGTCTTCAAGGGAAAAATGGTTGTTTTTGTTAATAATAAGATTAATAATTGTAAAAATATATGGTACTTTCAAAATCTTTTGAGACAGATCCTaaagttcttgtttttgttaatAAGATTAATAACTTTGAGATTGCTTTCTCTACTATGTGCTTTTTAGCTCCTATTATATCCTGGTGTTTGTGTAATTGGCTTAATCTTTTACAAACCTATACTCGAATGAGTTCCCAGTATTTATGTAACGTTTGGTAAAGCTAGATTTAAAGTGATATCCCAGTACTTAATTAATTGGTATAATGTTTCACAAAGCTATACAAGCGTTTATGTTTGTGGTGAAAAGGGAATTCAGCTGTGACTACCATAGATTCTTATTATGGGTATCTAACATCAGAACTGCAAACAAGCAGGCACCTATACCTATACTCCTGTCGACTTCAGTTCCAAATTCAGAGGACCAGTGGCTGGTGGAGGCCCTTCTATGGACAAGGCAGTGCTTTGCAATGAGTGTTCTAAGGAGCACCCTCCTTATTCTTATTGCCCTTACGCACCTTGTGATATTTGTTACAAGGTTCACCACCCTAGTTATTGCCCTTACTTCGACCATATCCCACAGGGTGCTACTTTTCACCATGGCTATGAAATAATATGTGGATGTGGGAATGAATTTAATGAGGATAAGTGGGTTTGTACCTCTTGTGGTGGGAGCAGAGCAGTGCTTAAGGCCAAGCGCTGTAAAATTTGTAATAGCGTGAAACAGCATGGCGCATATGAAAATGCCCGAAGGACAAGGTTCTTGCTGCCAAGTATAAATTGGTCAGAGACAAGAGGCGTTCAGTTGTGCCGAATAGGATTCCCTATAACACTGTTTGTATTCCAGAATCATCATCAGGAAAGATCTATGTTCCAACTCCTCCTCCTGGGTGGGTTTGTGGACACATGAAAGAAGGCAAGCTTACTGGGTCTACGTGGTAAGCTTTCAACGTGTTGTTGTTTGCCTCTCTGGATAAATAGACAGGTTGTACCAGAGAGGATTCAGTTAATGTAACTTTATGAGGTTAATGTGACTTTATGAGCAGATAATTAAAGACGCCTTGAGAACTTtttaatagctgaaatttttaaCTATTTACAATGGTATGTAGGatttacttttttgtttttgttttcttatgtgGATTTACTTTTGTGCTATAATGCTCTTGTTTCCGGACAAATTGCTTGACTGTTATTTTTCAGGGCTGTCGAAAGAAATTAGCAAAAACCGGCCCAGTGGATTTGGGGAATTTCGTCTCTCcccaaaataaaaattttctACTGCACAGGGGTTTATAGAATTGTTGCAACAAAGGCTAATAGGCATTTTATTCTTTCCATTTATTAACAAttgtatatttatatatttcaaaatctggtgttcttACCAGATTTATGTACTTGCAGCTGGTCAGTAGACCAATCAAAGTTCATAAATTGAAATTCTAACTAAACTGGTTACAAAAATGGTTGGATATAATAAAATACATTAGATTCTCTCAGTTGGTTCATCTGGTGATTAGATGTGCTGCATCTGGCAATCACTGTATATCAAAGCAGCATACGATTAATAGTGAATAACCATGGAAAATCAACTTATAAGACAAAAACAGTCATTTTCGGCTCATTCGCTAAAAGTACATTATCAGTTCTAAACATAAGGGTATCCCCACACAGCAGGCACTAGCAAATTCTAATATAATCCCATTCTCTGCAACATTGTAATACAGAGTCaccttgtcacgccccgaattttgaataataaattcaaatccgaaacatgaataaacaattaatacaaataacgttctgaatttttttttttcagaaacaaacacaccactcgccactcaacacaaaactcgaaaacctcgagttaattattacaattcactcttacaaagtaaaatcgtaaagctctaaatgagcataacaaacctcacaatataatgctgtaattcacataacactactctaagcagcccgatcaccgtcctggttctcctgacctgtaggattacccgctacacaatttgaatagtgtaccgggagttgcaacaacacaaaacccggtaagctttttacagccagtatgagtaaacaagaaagaactgttgattttaaattacaattcttataactcaacaacacaaccaacaatctcaacatccacgacgcaaacgtcaaccaattcaatatcaccactttggtcctatcacacaacactatcaccactttggtcccatcccataacacgttagagctctaactgcctcgttacctctgacaccttggcctagggtcaagcaacggcaaaaatacttcggttaacactataaccgtcgcgctttggacatccccgtcctcagcaccatatacttcggttaataataaaccgtcgcgctttggacatccccgtcctcagcacacaacttcggttaataataaaccgtcgcaccttggacatccccgtcctcagtacacaaacactccggttatccttaaccgtcgaacttcgaacacctcatcctcagaaccctacattctctaactctatacatcctccaatgtaaatcatgaatattaacaagaactcatcaatcatgttcatcacatataaatatggtaagtcacatgtcaattcataataatttaatcatcccaatttcacactcttcaatgtcacaccattcacatataatcacgtaaatatatatacgtaattatccgctcagggataatcactaataccaactatagttcatatgcaataaaaccgagaaattcatttgtatagtaaaaatcattttacttacccatggaccgtagttgatcaagtccatatgattttaaaacaaatatttatttcataaatattttcacgcaattacgacaaaataaggtaattaaatttattcggttcgtaatatgaaccacgtgaggtttactcacctctaaattcccgctgcgtcttcttaacagctcaaaatacaatttcacgaatcgtccgccaaatcaaaccgtcgatcacctaatcaaacatgaccttaacttagcaaataactcaaaaacataatcaaacgacaattcaacggtcggattgaaattaaatgatgatccaacggtcggatcctcacggatcgccttcctaatcactgttttgcatttatacgaagatccaacggtcggatcttcgcccatgactacacaaagccactgggactgtcataagatcatcatatcaaaactacaagtccatctgacggtactaacttcacagatcacaaatctaacgatcgaaaatcgatctaaacttaaaaattcataacttaatcatacgatatccaaaaattgcgtataatatatcgaaatgatcgtattgaaatatagaatctgaaaatgtacagaaaccatatttttgatccccggaggtggccggaaagggccgccggagttagtggcagagccgccgccgaccaccaccaatggtgtcggggccgggctgctcttcttcctctcatcatgcttgacaactttcataactagcacgaagtctgaaaatgaccggaaggggtcgaaaattaccttgaacagtatgaaggtggccggaattttccagaaaccggcgagaaactgcagaaaacggcgagctccaattcgacgtaaaaacgtcaatttaaggcttcgattccttctgaagagttgttaagaaactcaagaagaactcactggttcaagaatcacagaaaaatatggtctgtagctcgagatataccgatcgaaagcttcggtggtcggaaaaattccagaattttgcagaatccggcaaggcttgatttcgacgtcaaaacttcaatttcaggcttcgattccttctagagagttgttaagaaactcaaggtgagtttaccagttcaagaatcactcaaaacgatgcactacaactcgagatatacctatcaaaagcttcggtggtggtggaaaatttccagaatccggcgagctccgacgaacgtgaatccgatcactccaggtgcgatccttctagaatgatgatcagaaggttgaggcgagttcagggagctaaggatcgtgagttttggtggccggagctaggagaaaaccggcgttgaccgattTTTGTTTCAAAGTTTGCGGCTCCGACTGCCGGACTTGAGGCCGTTCCGGTGGAAGTGATCACGTCTAGCAGGTAGGCGGCGTCGAGGCGTAGGCAAGGGAGGTGGTCTGgtgtcgattggtggccggaggagggagaactcgGCCGGAGAgctttgttctgttttttttctgGGCTCGGACGcgcgcaagagagagagagttcggtttccagaaatggaaccgaaattatttttggtaatttccaaaaatggcagctttatactaaactggaaactttttcaaaaaatcataactaattcatacgaactctgatttttgcataccacatatgcacgagatcgtatcgacgagctctacaactgtcatgaaggaagttttccccaattatgaacgtataaaaagtcaactcctttgacctcccctaaaacgttcagttttcgaataaaaattgttcgaaccaatttcaccactcctccaagcttcatactttctcccatgaccacgaaatcatttctaaaatgtcctcggaaaaataatttagatttttcggggtattacacaccTACTGAGCATACCAATTGCTTTCAACTTCCAGAATCCATACATTAGAGGCATGTTCTCTTGCTACAATAATCTGTTCTGTACGTTGTCAAGCTTTCATCACCANNNNNNNNNNNNNNNNNNNNNNNNNNNNNNNNNNNNNNNNNNNNNNNNNNNNNNNNNNNNNNNNNNNNNNNNNNNNNNNNNNNNNNNNNNNNNNNNNNNNNNNNNNNNNNNNNNNNNNNNNNNNNNNNNNNNNNNNNNNNNNNNNNNNNNNNNNNNNNNNNNNNNNNNNNNNNNNNNNNNNNNNNNNNNNNNNNNNNNNNCGCCtccgtgtgtgtatatatatatatataatatgaagattgttcaagtaaatccaaaacATGAATCTTCAAATAAATCCAAAACATGtgtttgacctagttgtaatagggttgaattagagatattctcggagatattcatagaaatccaattaattgtacgattatctttcttttacaactctgattctatgtcttgtaatcctctatataaagaggcctctattatcaatgaaagtacgacttaattatctcccaattcagttttccttaaacatgttatcagcacgacgccctaaccctaaaaccttATAGCCAAAAcactaaatccgaatacaaaaccttgaaaccctttcgGCCCCGCCGCACACCTAGAAGCCCTCCACACGAGGAATCTAGAACCAGCCGCGCCACCCCTAGAACCGGCCGGGAAAATACCGAACCGGCCATCAGAAGAAGTTATAGGTTCCTTGCCTGGTTCGAGATCTTCCAGTCCACATTCGGCCGCCATATTCCATCAACGTTGGCCCTCTTACCCCAGATTCCGGGAACAGAAAAAGTACCTCCCGGAACCGGCCTAAAAGACACTGAACCAGCCAGCTTGAACTGCCACCGACCCTGCACGCCACCGAGCCCAATCACCTACCCCCAGACGCGGCCCACGTGCAGGCCACAGACGAGGCCTAGAAGATCAGAAGCCCAgttacagaagaaaaaaaaaggcagcCCACAGACGACTAGACCCGGCCTACTGCCAGCCAGGCCCAAATCTAGGGCCACGTCATCCCCGCCACGTCACCTACCGTCAGACCGCCACATTAGCATCGGTGACACGTTAACAGGTCAGCTTCGGCGACTTTTTCTTACCATTTTTCGGGGACCTATtccaaggtattttttactattttttagtttttattcaatttctcttctttttctcggggacttgcaaactcccttcttctaccccccccctttcttcatcatagaggagacctaattaagccgaactatgggggttcgtgctcactccaagcttggagcttgtaaagtcctccaaacttagagtttgttcaGAAGAAACGATcaaccacaaacatcattgtttcgatctaatccaacccctcttggaatcgaatttcttggaagcgactacgcttagaaatttttattgttttcgtggtagctttttcgctCAGAAACtgaccctttttcttgttctctttcaggatgagtaacctgaacaaatc harbors:
- the LOC133728167 gene encoding uncharacterized protein LOC133728167 isoform X5, which produces MAGPDASCVEEICQGDETVSKGVRNLAILFETLGASSPGTYTYTPVDFSSKFRGPVAGGGPSMDKAVLCNECSKEHPPYSYCPYAPCDICYKVHHPSYCPYFDHIPQGATFHHGYEIICGCGNEFNEDKWVCTSCGGSRAVLKAKRCKICNSVKQHGAYENARRTRFLLPSINWSETRGVQLCRIGFPITLFVFQNHHQERSMFQLLLLGGFVDT